In Streptomyces seoulensis, the following are encoded in one genomic region:
- a CDS encoding enoyl-CoA hydratase/isomerase family protein codes for MGEERYGEFVLVRRHGHVAELVLDRPKAMNAVSTEMARSLAAACTALGADRDARVVVLTSSSERAFCVGADLKERNSFSDADLLRQRPVARGAYTGVLELPVPVIAAVHGFALGGGFELALACDLIVADATAVVGLPEVSVGVIPGGGGTQLLPRRVGAARAAELIFTARRLEAPEAAALGLVDQLTEAGQDREEALALAARIARNSPVGLRSAKRALRLGQGLDLRAGLEVEDAAWRATAFSGDRAEGVAAFNEKRTPEWPGE; via the coding sequence ATGGGCGAGGAGCGGTACGGGGAGTTCGTGCTGGTGCGGAGGCACGGGCACGTGGCCGAACTGGTGCTGGACCGGCCGAAGGCCATGAACGCCGTGTCGACGGAGATGGCCCGTTCGCTCGCGGCGGCCTGCACGGCACTGGGTGCGGACCGGGACGCCCGGGTGGTCGTACTGACGTCCTCCAGCGAACGCGCGTTCTGCGTCGGCGCGGACCTGAAGGAGCGGAACTCGTTCAGCGACGCGGACCTCCTCCGGCAGCGCCCGGTCGCGCGCGGGGCCTACACCGGTGTGCTGGAGCTGCCGGTGCCGGTGATCGCGGCGGTGCACGGCTTCGCGCTGGGCGGCGGCTTCGAACTGGCCCTGGCCTGCGACCTGATCGTGGCGGACGCCACGGCCGTGGTCGGACTGCCCGAGGTCTCCGTGGGCGTGATCCCCGGTGGTGGCGGTACGCAGCTGCTGCCCCGGCGGGTCGGCGCGGCCCGCGCGGCCGAGCTGATCTTCACCGCGCGCCGGCTGGAGGCCCCGGAGGCGGCCGCCCTCGGCCTGGTCGACCAGCTCACCGAGGCCGGCCAGGACCGCGAGGAGGCGCTCGCGCTGGCCGCGAGGATCGCCAGGAACTCACCGGTCGGCCTGCGCTCCGCCAAGCGGGCCCTCCGGCTCGGTCAGGGTCTGGACCTGCGGGCCGGCCTGGAGGTCGAGGACGCGGCCTGGCGGGCCACCGCCTTCTCCGGCGACCGCGCCGAGGGCGTCGCCGCCTTCAATGAGAAGCGCACCCCCGAGTGGCCGGGCGAGTGA
- a CDS encoding GGDEF domain-containing protein, producing MGEDDRLAAVVGLAQGMAAAHTAPESWRAAALGACRALAGNFAALSVWERERGRLRVLVNVGKRAEDEQEFPEAEAYPVHQFPEITEFLHERWAGGGGPNAWVETAQGPAAGTPGYIHQRVAALRRRGRGCCVVAPVVLHGRAWGELYVARAAGAPVFDRGDADFATVLAAVVAAGLAQTERLEEVRRLAFTDALTGLANRRAVDVRLDEAVAQHRVDGAVVSLVVCDLNGLKKVNDTQGHEVGDRLLERFGSVLSLCGAMLPGALAARLGGDEFCLLALGPSAEDVVGAAVELCRRAGALELGEGVACGVASTGHDIGPVHDARRLFRLADAAQYRAKAERADLPVVAGREGPDDPVVRLADETPPPAKNERRRFRGRRARDR from the coding sequence ATGGGAGAGGATGATCGGCTCGCTGCCGTGGTGGGGCTGGCGCAGGGGATGGCGGCCGCGCACACCGCGCCGGAGTCCTGGCGGGCGGCCGCGCTCGGTGCCTGCCGGGCGCTGGCCGGGAACTTCGCCGCGCTCTCGGTGTGGGAGCGCGAGCGCGGCCGCCTGCGGGTCCTGGTGAACGTCGGCAAGCGCGCCGAGGACGAGCAGGAGTTCCCGGAGGCGGAGGCGTACCCGGTCCACCAGTTCCCGGAGATCACCGAGTTCCTGCACGAGCGCTGGGCCGGGGGCGGCGGCCCCAACGCCTGGGTGGAGACCGCCCAGGGCCCGGCCGCCGGCACCCCCGGCTACATCCACCAGCGGGTCGCCGCCCTGCGCCGCCGGGGCAGGGGCTGCTGCGTGGTCGCGCCCGTGGTGCTGCACGGCCGGGCCTGGGGCGAGCTGTACGTGGCCCGCGCGGCCGGGGCTCCGGTCTTCGACCGGGGCGACGCCGACTTCGCGACCGTACTGGCGGCGGTGGTCGCGGCCGGGCTCGCGCAGACCGAGCGGCTGGAGGAGGTCCGCCGCCTCGCCTTCACCGACGCCCTCACCGGGCTGGCCAACCGCCGCGCGGTGGACGTACGGCTCGACGAGGCGGTGGCGCAGCACCGGGTGGACGGGGCGGTGGTCAGCCTGGTGGTGTGCGATCTGAACGGGCTGAAGAAGGTCAACGACACCCAGGGGCACGAGGTCGGGGACCGGCTGCTGGAGCGGTTCGGGTCGGTGCTGTCGCTGTGCGGCGCGATGCTGCCGGGCGCGCTGGCGGCCCGGCTCGGCGGGGACGAGTTCTGTCTGCTGGCGCTCGGCCCGTCGGCCGAGGACGTGGTCGGGGCGGCCGTCGAGCTGTGCCGCCGGGCGGGCGCGCTGGAGCTGGGGGAGGGGGTGGCCTGCGGGGTGGCGTCCACCGGGCACGACATCGGCCCGGTGCACGACGCCCGACGGCTGTTCCGGCTGGCCGACGCCGCGCAGTACCGGGCCAAGGCCGAGCGGGCCGACCTGCCGGTGGTGGCCGGCCGGGAGGGCCCGGACGACCCGGTGGTCCGGCTGGCGGACGAGACGCCGCCGCCCGCGAAGAACGAGCGCCGCCGTTTCCGGGGCCGCCGCGCCCGGGACCGGTAA
- the hutH gene encoding histidine ammonia-lyase encodes MHSVVVGTTGVTAHDVLAVARGGARVELSEEAVAALAAAREIVDALAAKPDPVYGVSTGFGALATRHISPELRAQLQRNIVRSHAAGMGPRVEREVVRALMFLRLKTVCSGHTGVRPEVAQTMADVLNAGITPVVHEYGSLGCSGDLAPLSHCALALMGEGDAEGPDGTVRPAGELLREAGIEPVELREKEGLALLNGTDGMLGMLVMALADLDSLYKSADITAALSLEGLLGTDKVLAPELHAIRPHPGQAASAANMLAVLKGSQLTGHHMDDAPRVQDAYSVRCAPQVAGAGRDTLAHARLVAERELAAAVDNPVVLPDGRVESNGNFHGAPVAYVLDFLAIAVADLGSIAERRTDRLLDKNRSHGLPPFLADDAGVDSGLMIAQYTQAALVSELKRLAVPASADSIPSSAMQEDHVSMGWSAARKLRTAVDNLTRVIAVELYAAARAVELREGLEPAPASRAVIEAARAAGVGGPGPDRFLAPDLAAADAFVRGGGLVAAAETVTGPLR; translated from the coding sequence ATGCACTCTGTGGTGGTGGGGACCACCGGCGTCACCGCGCACGACGTCCTCGCCGTCGCGCGCGGCGGGGCCCGCGTGGAACTGTCGGAGGAGGCCGTGGCCGCGCTCGCCGCGGCCCGCGAGATCGTGGACGCGCTGGCCGCCAAACCCGATCCGGTCTACGGCGTCTCCACCGGCTTCGGCGCCCTTGCGACCCGGCACATCAGCCCCGAGCTGCGGGCGCAGCTCCAGCGCAACATCGTCCGCTCGCACGCCGCCGGCATGGGTCCGCGCGTCGAGCGCGAGGTCGTCCGGGCGCTGATGTTCCTGCGGCTGAAGACGGTCTGCTCCGGGCACACCGGCGTACGCCCCGAGGTCGCGCAGACCATGGCGGACGTGCTCAACGCCGGGATCACCCCGGTCGTGCACGAGTACGGCTCCCTCGGCTGCTCCGGCGACCTCGCCCCGCTCTCGCACTGCGCGCTGGCCCTGATGGGCGAGGGTGACGCCGAGGGCCCCGACGGGACCGTACGCCCGGCCGGTGAGCTGCTGCGCGAGGCCGGTATCGAGCCGGTCGAGCTGCGCGAGAAGGAGGGCCTGGCCCTCCTCAACGGCACCGACGGCATGCTCGGCATGCTGGTCATGGCCCTCGCGGACCTCGACTCCCTCTACAAGTCGGCCGACATCACCGCCGCCCTCAGCCTGGAGGGCCTGCTCGGCACGGACAAGGTCCTCGCGCCCGAGCTGCACGCCATCCGCCCGCACCCCGGCCAGGCCGCCTCGGCCGCCAACATGCTCGCGGTGCTCAAGGGCTCCCAGCTCACCGGGCACCACATGGACGACGCCCCCCGCGTCCAGGACGCCTACTCGGTCCGCTGCGCCCCGCAGGTCGCCGGCGCCGGCCGCGACACCCTGGCGCACGCCCGCCTGGTCGCCGAGCGCGAGCTGGCCGCCGCCGTCGACAACCCGGTGGTGCTGCCCGACGGCCGGGTGGAGTCCAACGGCAACTTCCACGGGGCGCCGGTCGCCTACGTCCTGGACTTCCTCGCCATCGCCGTCGCCGACCTCGGCTCCATCGCCGAGCGGCGCACCGACCGGCTGCTGGACAAGAACCGCAGCCACGGCCTGCCGCCGTTCCTCGCGGACGACGCGGGCGTGGACTCCGGCCTGATGATCGCCCAGTACACGCAGGCCGCGCTGGTCAGCGAGCTGAAGCGGCTCGCCGTACCGGCGTCCGCCGACTCCATCCCGTCCTCCGCGATGCAGGAGGACCACGTCTCCATGGGCTGGTCGGCCGCGCGCAAGCTGCGGACCGCCGTGGACAACCTGACGCGGGTGATCGCGGTCGAGCTGTACGCGGCCGCCCGTGCCGTCGAGCTGCGGGAGGGGCTGGAGCCCGCGCCCGCCTCGCGTGCGGTGATCGAGGCCGCGCGGGCCGCCGGGGTGGGCGGTCCGGGACCGGACCGGTTCCTGGCGCCCGACCTGGCCGCCGCCGACGCCTTCGTGCGCGGGGGCGGGCTCGTGGCGGCCGCCGAGACGGTCACCGGACCGCTGCGCTAG
- a CDS encoding L,D-transpeptidase gives MEKRVMTDSKRRKGLTVASALLGGVLVLTGCSGGGDASASDGGESSQAKADEAAAQKSSEAQITITPKDGSNNASINNSAAVKVAKGTLTGVSMTSADGKPVEGTLSADKLSWKPTTQLERSTTYKLAAEAKDSDGRVAHENASFTTVSPSNSFIGNFTPDNGSTVGVGMPVSINFDKAITDKAAVQKGITVSSSSGQEVVGHWFNANRIDFRPETYWKANSTVTLKLALDGVEGANGVYGVQQKTVTFHVGRNQVSYIDARTKQMKVTQDGKVVKQIPISAGSPENKTYAGTMVMSEKFEQTRMNGATVGFTDDDGKGEYDIKDVPHAIRLTGSGTFLHGNYWGAKSIFGNENTSHGCVGLSDTKGAKDPNTPAAWVFNHSLVGDVVVIKNTGDKTVAPDNGLNGWNMDWAQWKAGSAV, from the coding sequence ATGGAGAAGCGTGTGATGACGGACAGTAAGCGGCGCAAGGGCCTGACGGTCGCGTCCGCACTGCTCGGTGGTGTGCTCGTGCTCACGGGCTGTTCCGGCGGCGGTGACGCCAGTGCGTCCGACGGCGGTGAGAGCTCGCAGGCGAAGGCCGACGAGGCGGCTGCGCAGAAGTCGTCCGAGGCTCAGATCACGATCACGCCGAAGGACGGCTCGAACAACGCCTCCATCAACAACTCGGCCGCGGTCAAGGTCGCCAAGGGCACCCTGACCGGCGTGAGCATGACCAGCGCGGACGGCAAGCCGGTCGAGGGCACGCTCTCCGCCGACAAGCTGAGCTGGAAGCCGACCACCCAGCTGGAGCGGTCGACCACCTACAAGCTCGCCGCCGAGGCCAAGGACTCCGACGGCCGGGTGGCCCACGAGAACGCGTCCTTCACCACGGTCTCGCCGTCCAACAGCTTCATAGGCAACTTCACCCCGGACAACGGCAGCACCGTCGGGGTGGGCATGCCCGTGTCGATCAACTTCGACAAGGCGATCACCGACAAGGCCGCCGTGCAGAAGGGGATCACCGTCTCCTCCTCCAGCGGTCAGGAGGTTGTCGGCCACTGGTTCAACGCCAACCGGATCGACTTCCGCCCGGAGACGTACTGGAAGGCCAACTCCACCGTCACGCTGAAGCTGGCGCTCGACGGGGTCGAGGGCGCCAACGGCGTCTACGGCGTCCAGCAGAAGACGGTCACCTTCCACGTCGGCCGCAACCAGGTGTCCTACATCGACGCCAGGACCAAGCAGATGAAGGTCACGCAGGACGGCAAGGTCGTCAAGCAGATACCGATCTCCGCCGGTTCCCCGGAGAACAAGACCTACGCCGGCACCATGGTCATGTCCGAGAAGTTCGAGCAGACCCGGATGAACGGCGCGACCGTCGGCTTCACCGACGACGACGGCAAGGGCGAGTACGACATCAAGGACGTGCCGCACGCCATCCGCCTCACCGGCTCCGGCACCTTCCTGCACGGCAACTACTGGGGCGCGAAGTCCATCTTCGGCAACGAGAACACCAGCCACGGCTGTGTGGGCCTCTCCGACACCAAGGGCGCCAAGGACCCGAACACCCCGGCCGCCTGGGTGTTCAACCACTCCCTCGTCGGTGACGTGGTGGTCATCAAGAACACCGGTGACAAGACCGTCGCCCCGGACAACGGCCTCAACGGCTGGAACATGGACTGGGCGCAGTGGAAGGCCGGTTCGGCCGTCTGA
- a CDS encoding helix-turn-helix domain-containing protein, with protein sequence MDEQPEAAVSRPLDRRAELSEFLRSRRARLKPEDVGLPDFGRRRRVPGLRREELAQLAGVSVAYYTRLEQGNGRNVSAEVLDSIARALRLTDAEHAHLTHLAKPAPHKKRPPARRPQVRTALQHLLASMDAVPAYITGRRTEILAWNRMATALFGDWGGLAPEDRTWARLVFLCPEYRELFVDWEQKAIDIVCGLRMDAGRFPDDARLAALVGELSVKSEEFRRLWATHDVKEQFYGVKRLRHPLVGELALGFEGLRVTGDADLNLIVYHAEPDSASAESLRLLASWGAAAVPTL encoded by the coding sequence ATGGACGAACAGCCCGAGGCGGCCGTGAGCCGTCCGCTGGACCGGCGGGCCGAGCTGAGCGAGTTCCTGCGCAGCCGCCGGGCCCGGCTCAAGCCGGAGGACGTGGGCCTGCCCGACTTCGGCCGGCGCCGCCGGGTGCCGGGGCTGCGCCGGGAGGAGCTGGCGCAGCTGGCCGGGGTGTCGGTGGCGTACTACACGCGGCTGGAGCAGGGCAACGGGCGGAACGTGTCGGCGGAGGTGCTGGACTCCATCGCCCGCGCCCTGCGCCTGACCGACGCCGAGCACGCGCACCTGACCCATCTGGCCAAGCCGGCCCCGCACAAGAAGCGCCCGCCGGCCCGCCGCCCCCAGGTGCGGACCGCACTCCAGCACCTGCTGGCCTCGATGGACGCGGTCCCGGCGTACATCACCGGGCGGCGCACCGAGATCCTGGCCTGGAACCGGATGGCGACCGCGCTGTTCGGCGACTGGGGCGGGCTCGCGCCGGAGGACCGCACCTGGGCCCGGCTGGTGTTCCTCTGCCCGGAGTACCGCGAGCTGTTCGTCGACTGGGAGCAGAAGGCGATCGACATCGTCTGCGGGCTGCGCATGGACGCCGGACGCTTCCCGGACGACGCCCGGCTGGCCGCGCTGGTCGGCGAACTCTCCGTCAAGAGCGAGGAGTTCCGCCGCCTGTGGGCCACCCACGACGTGAAGGAGCAGTTCTACGGCGTGAAGCGGCTGCGGCATCCGCTGGTCGGTGAACTCGCCCTCGGCTTCGAGGGGTTGCGGGTGACCGGCGACGCGGACCTCAACCTGATCGTCTACCACGCCGAACCGGACTCCGCCTCGGCCGAGTCCCTGCGCCTGCTGGCCAGCTGGGGCGCTGCCGCGGTACCGACGCTCTGA
- a CDS encoding NAD(P)-dependent alcohol dehydrogenase, with protein sequence MTTVAAYAAPAPKAPLERTTIERRPVGDHDVLIDIKFAGICHSDIHQARDGWSEGIFPMVPGHEIAGVVTEVGPEVTKFSVGDRVGVGCMVDSCRECDNCKAGLEPYCTGGGPVLTYNDKDKEGEPTYGGYSEQIVVGEDFVVRIPDGLGLDVAAPLLCAGITTYSPLRHWGVGPGKKVAVVGLGGLGHVGVKLAHAMGAEVTVLSQSLRKKDDGLRLGADHYYATSDPETFEKLAGTFDVILNTVSAPLDFAAYMSLLRLDGAMVNVGLPEEPVQVTLQSIFGNRRNLTTSNIGGIPETQEMLDFCAEHGVGAEIELIGAGEINDAYERVTASDVRYRFVIDAATI encoded by the coding sequence ATGACCACTGTTGCTGCGTACGCCGCGCCCGCCCCCAAGGCCCCCCTGGAGCGGACCACGATCGAGCGGCGGCCGGTCGGCGACCACGACGTCCTGATCGACATCAAGTTCGCGGGGATCTGCCACTCCGACATCCACCAGGCCCGCGACGGCTGGAGCGAGGGCATCTTCCCGATGGTCCCCGGCCACGAGATCGCCGGTGTGGTCACCGAGGTCGGCCCCGAGGTCACCAAGTTCTCGGTGGGCGACCGGGTGGGCGTCGGCTGCATGGTCGACTCCTGCCGCGAGTGCGACAACTGCAAGGCCGGACTGGAGCCGTACTGCACCGGCGGCGGCCCGGTCCTCACGTACAACGACAAGGACAAGGAGGGCGAGCCCACCTACGGCGGTTACTCCGAGCAGATCGTCGTCGGCGAGGACTTCGTCGTCCGCATCCCCGACGGGCTGGGCCTGGACGTGGCCGCGCCGCTGCTGTGCGCCGGCATCACCACGTACTCCCCGCTCAGGCACTGGGGCGTCGGCCCCGGCAAGAAGGTCGCCGTGGTCGGCCTCGGCGGGCTCGGCCACGTCGGCGTGAAGCTGGCGCACGCGATGGGCGCGGAGGTCACCGTCCTCTCGCAGTCCCTGCGCAAGAAGGACGACGGCCTGCGGCTCGGCGCCGACCACTACTACGCCACCAGCGACCCGGAGACCTTCGAGAAGCTGGCCGGCACCTTCGACGTCATCCTGAACACCGTCTCGGCCCCGCTGGACTTCGCGGCCTACATGTCCCTGCTGCGCCTGGACGGCGCCATGGTCAACGTCGGCCTCCCGGAGGAGCCGGTGCAGGTCACCCTCCAGTCCATCTTCGGCAACCGCCGCAACCTCACCACCTCCAACATCGGCGGCATCCCGGAGACCCAGGAGATGCTCGACTTCTGCGCGGAGCACGGGGTCGGTGCCGAGATCGAGCTGATCGGCGCGGGCGAGATCAACGACGCGTACGAGCGCGTGACCGCGAGCGACGTGCGGTACCGGTTCGTGATCGACGCGGCGACGATCTGA
- the msrA gene encoding peptide-methionine (S)-S-oxide reductase MsrA — MLFGRTPQLPTPEQALAGRDVPAFEVPARHTVLGNPLDGPYPEGLEVADFGLGCFWGAERKFWQLPAGIYTTLVGYQGGYTENPTYEEACSGLTGHTEAVRVVYDPKVISYEQLLKTFWESHDPTQGFRQGNDVGTQYRSAIYTHTPEQAAAAEASRAAYQKVLTGSGHGTITTEILPAEGRPFYPAEPYHQQYLDKNPAGYCGIGGTGVSCPIGVAPAQG, encoded by the coding sequence ATGCTGTTCGGCCGCACACCGCAGCTGCCCACCCCCGAGCAGGCGCTCGCGGGGCGGGACGTGCCCGCCTTCGAGGTCCCCGCCCGGCACACCGTCCTCGGCAACCCGCTCGACGGCCCTTACCCCGAGGGCCTGGAGGTCGCCGACTTCGGGCTGGGCTGCTTCTGGGGCGCGGAGCGCAAGTTCTGGCAGCTCCCCGCGGGGATCTACACCACGCTCGTGGGCTACCAGGGCGGCTACACCGAGAACCCCACCTATGAGGAGGCGTGCTCGGGCCTGACCGGCCACACCGAGGCGGTCCGCGTGGTCTACGACCCGAAGGTCATCTCCTACGAGCAGCTGCTCAAGACCTTCTGGGAGTCCCACGACCCGACGCAGGGCTTCCGCCAGGGCAACGACGTGGGTACGCAGTACCGTTCCGCGATCTACACCCACACCCCGGAGCAGGCGGCCGCCGCCGAGGCGTCGCGTGCCGCGTACCAGAAGGTGCTCACCGGCTCCGGGCACGGCACGATCACCACGGAGATCCTCCCCGCCGAGGGCCGGCCCTTCTACCCGGCCGAGCCCTACCACCAGCAGTACCTGGACAAGAACCCCGCCGGGTACTGCGGCATCGGCGGCACGGGCGTCTCCTGCCCGATCGGCGTCGCCCCCGCGCAGGGCTGA
- a CDS encoding cystathionine gamma-synthase, whose amino-acid sequence MSDRHISEHFETLAIHAGNTADPLTGAVVPPIYQVSTYKQDGVGGLRNGYEYSRSANPTRAALEENLAALEGGRRGFAFASGLAAEDTLLRTLLSPGDHVVIPNDAYGGTFRLFAKVASRWGVEWSVADTSDPAAVRAAMTPRTKAVWVETPSNPLLGITDIAAVAQVAHAGGAKLVVDNTFATPYLQQPLALGADVVVHSLTKYMGGHSDVVGGALIVADEELGEEIGFHQNSMGGVAGPFDSWLVLRGTKTLAVRMDRHSENATKVADMLSRHPRVSSVLYPGLPEHPGHEVAAKQMRAFGGMISFRVKDGEEAAVSVCDRTQIFTLGESLGGVESLIEHPGRMTHASVAGSLLEVPSDLVRLSVGIENADDLVEDLKQALDK is encoded by the coding sequence ATGAGCGACAGGCACATCAGCGAGCACTTCGAGACACTGGCGATCCACGCGGGCAACACCGCCGATCCCCTCACCGGCGCGGTCGTCCCGCCCATCTACCAGGTCTCGACCTACAAGCAGGACGGCGTGGGCGGGCTGCGCAACGGCTACGAGTACAGCCGCAGCGCCAACCCGACCAGGGCGGCGCTGGAGGAGAACCTCGCGGCGCTGGAGGGCGGCCGACGCGGCTTCGCGTTCGCCTCCGGCCTCGCCGCCGAGGACACCCTGCTGCGTACGCTGCTCAGCCCCGGCGACCACGTGGTCATCCCGAACGACGCCTACGGCGGCACCTTCCGGCTGTTCGCCAAGGTCGCCTCCCGCTGGGGCGTCGAGTGGTCCGTGGCCGACACCAGCGACCCGGCGGCCGTGCGCGCCGCGATGACCCCGCGCACCAAGGCCGTCTGGGTGGAGACCCCCTCCAACCCGCTGCTCGGCATCACCGACATCGCCGCCGTGGCCCAGGTCGCGCACGCCGGCGGGGCGAAGCTGGTCGTGGACAACACCTTCGCCACCCCCTACCTCCAGCAGCCGCTGGCGCTCGGCGCCGACGTCGTCGTGCACTCGCTGACCAAGTACATGGGCGGCCACTCCGACGTGGTCGGCGGTGCGCTGATCGTCGCCGACGAGGAGCTGGGCGAGGAGATCGGCTTCCACCAGAACTCGATGGGCGGCGTCGCCGGACCGTTCGACTCCTGGCTGGTGCTGCGCGGCACCAAGACCCTCGCGGTGCGCATGGACCGGCACAGCGAGAACGCCACCAAGGTCGCCGACATGCTGTCCCGGCACCCGCGCGTGAGCAGCGTGCTCTACCCGGGCCTGCCCGAGCACCCCGGCCACGAGGTCGCGGCCAAGCAGATGCGGGCGTTCGGCGGCATGATCTCGTTCCGCGTCAAGGACGGCGAGGAGGCGGCGGTCTCCGTGTGCGACCGCACCCAGATCTTCACCCTCGGCGAGTCCCTGGGCGGTGTCGAGTCCCTCATCGAGCACCCGGGCCGGATGACGCACGCCTCCGTCGCAGGTTCGCTGCTGGAGGTCCCCTCCGACCTGGTCCGTCTCTCCGTCGGCATCGAGAACGCGGACGACCTCGTCGAGGACCTCAAGCAGGCGCTCGACAAGTAG
- a CDS encoding sigma factor-like helix-turn-helix DNA-binding protein: protein MRDRRGVRDARRAQEFGGFVAGAAGRLLHTATLLTAEAPDANPRARRLLTRALAHTYAHWDHPRGEDPYDRARGHLATHYAHEVWHRSRPQGPLAALSPRERLVLVLRLYEGLADEQTAALLGLPTDRVRALCDRATALVLHPPPRPVPRAGGPLLRRLQP from the coding sequence GTGCGCGATCGGCGGGGCGTGCGGGACGCTCGCAGGGCACAGGAGTTCGGAGGGTTCGTCGCGGGCGCGGCGGGCCGGCTGCTGCACACCGCCACGCTGCTCACGGCGGAGGCGCCGGACGCCAACCCGCGCGCGCGGCGCCTGCTGACCCGGGCGCTCGCCCACACCTACGCCCACTGGGACCACCCGCGCGGTGAGGACCCCTACGACCGCGCCCGAGGCCACCTGGCGACCCACTACGCGCACGAGGTCTGGCACCGCTCCCGCCCGCAGGGCCCGCTCGCCGCGCTGAGCCCGCGTGAACGGCTGGTGCTGGTGCTGCGCCTGTACGAGGGGCTGGCCGACGAGCAGACGGCGGCCCTGCTGGGCCTGCCCACCGACCGGGTGCGCGCCCTCTGCGACCGGGCGACGGCCCTCGTGCTGCATCCGCCGCCCCGGCCCGTCCCGCGCGCGGGCGGCCCACTCCTGCGGCGGCTCCAGCCGTGA
- a CDS encoding MarR family winged helix-turn-helix transcriptional regulator — protein sequence MSMDMTTVGDSGLLDTLQHEVAVFARRAEQTRLGGVGQVRNSMDRAAYLLLNRLDNEGPMGVKALAASMGIDSSTVTRQVAPLVDSGLVKRTSHPEDGRAVVLQLSPRGATRLAEVRSSRRQLMAELTEEWTPAERESFCDLLSRFNTALSARMTVQPQPPAGS from the coding sequence ATGTCGATGGACATGACAACCGTCGGTGACAGCGGTCTGCTCGACACCCTCCAGCACGAGGTGGCCGTGTTCGCGCGCCGTGCCGAACAGACGCGGCTCGGCGGGGTCGGGCAGGTGCGCAACTCCATGGACCGCGCCGCCTACCTGCTGCTCAACCGCCTCGACAACGAGGGCCCGATGGGCGTCAAGGCGCTCGCCGCGAGCATGGGCATCGACTCCTCCACGGTCACCCGGCAGGTGGCCCCACTGGTGGACTCGGGCCTGGTCAAGCGCACCTCGCACCCCGAGGACGGGCGCGCGGTGGTGCTCCAGCTGTCCCCGCGCGGAGCCACCCGGCTGGCGGAAGTGCGGTCCTCGCGGCGCCAGTTGATGGCCGAGCTGACCGAGGAGTGGACCCCGGCCGAGCGCGAAAGCTTCTGCGATCTGCTCAGCCGGTTCAACACCGCGCTGTCCGCGCGCATGACGGTCCAGCCGCAGCCGCCCGCGGGCTCCTAG